The following coding sequences lie in one Treponema sp. OMZ 790 genomic window:
- a CDS encoding Rpn family recombination-promoting nuclease/putative transposase, with amino-acid sequence MSSSNRKYKDSVFVDLFSEDEKAKENFLSLYNALHGTNLPLSCPVENIRLDNVMYMNIINDVSCLVDGKIIVLAEHQSTINENMPLRFLQYIARLYEKLQTPTDRYLRKLSKIPTPEFYVFYNGTEDYPETTTLKLSDAFIAKPERVPLELEVKVFNINKSKGAEVLNRCKLLEEYSLFVEEVRKQTQLDPENGFTNAVKICIEKGILKEYLMRKSREVINMLLAEYDYDTDIAVQRQESLMIGIKQGFEQGIEKGISQGSYQTKLETAKNLAEMGFAVEAIAKATGLSIEEIEKL; translated from the coding sequence ATGAGCAGTTCAAACCGCAAATACAAAGACTCGGTTTTTGTCGATTTATTTAGCGAAGACGAAAAAGCAAAAGAAAACTTTTTATCGCTTTATAATGCCTTGCATGGTACAAATCTACCGCTTTCTTGTCCTGTAGAAAACATAAGGCTCGATAATGTCATGTACATGAACATTATAAACGATGTTTCTTGTCTTGTAGACGGTAAAATCATAGTGCTTGCTGAACATCAGTCAACTATAAATGAAAATATGCCTTTACGCTTTTTACAATATATAGCAAGGCTCTATGAGAAACTTCAAACACCTACCGACAGGTATTTAAGAAAATTATCAAAAATACCCACACCTGAATTCTATGTATTTTATAACGGCACAGAAGATTATCCTGAAACTACAACGCTAAAATTGTCGGATGCCTTTATCGCAAAGCCTGAACGGGTACCCTTAGAACTTGAGGTAAAGGTATTTAACATCAACAAAAGTAAGGGAGCTGAAGTACTCAACCGTTGCAAACTGCTTGAAGAATACAGTCTTTTTGTAGAAGAGGTAAGAAAGCAAACACAACTCGACCCTGAAAACGGCTTTACCAATGCGGTAAAGATATGTATAGAAAAAGGAATCTTAAAAGAATACTTAATGAGAAAATCAAGGGAGGTAATAAATATGTTACTAGCCGAATATGATTACGACACAGACATAGCTGTACAAAGACAAGAAAGTCTAATGATTGGAATAAAACAAGGCTTTGAGCAAGGCATTGAGAAAGGTATATCTCAAGGCTCTTATCAAACTAAACTTGAAACGGCAAAAAACTTAGCCGAAATGGGCTTTGCAGTAGAAGCTATCGCGAAAGCTACAGGTTTAAGCATTGAAGAAATCGAAAAACTGTAA
- a CDS encoding DUF5058 family protein, whose amino-acid sequence MFDVNSSVLFWFAGVVILFVLLQSVFFLVKALKRAKELNMPKKKIKQIISGAAVFTIAPAISIILGMISLSKFLGLPLPWLRLSVLGALTYELTAASTAASVLDIPLDQPIADAAAYTTISWVMALGIISGIVVIALFLPKMQKNLIKMKSKDEKWSKLLIDALFMGMISAFLGMIFSEIRLGLKGWIPVFVMFFSAILMLICGLIVKKTRAKWLESYAMPISLLGGMAFSIPITMLIG is encoded by the coding sequence ATGTTTGATGTTAATAGTTCTGTGCTCTTTTGGTTTGCGGGAGTTGTGATTCTCTTTGTTTTGCTGCAATCAGTCTTTTTTTTGGTAAAGGCTTTAAAGCGGGCAAAAGAGTTAAACATGCCCAAAAAAAAGATAAAGCAAATTATTTCCGGAGCGGCGGTTTTTACGATCGCTCCCGCCATTTCCATTATTCTGGGAATGATAAGCCTTTCCAAATTTTTAGGTCTTCCCCTGCCTTGGCTTCGTCTTTCGGTTCTAGGGGCCTTAACCTATGAGCTTACAGCTGCAAGCACAGCAGCATCGGTCTTGGATATTCCCTTGGATCAGCCGATTGCAGATGCGGCAGCCTATACGACTATTTCTTGGGTTATGGCCCTCGGAATAATTTCGGGGATTGTGGTGATTGCTCTTTTCTTACCCAAGATGCAAAAAAATCTTATTAAGATGAAGTCCAAGGATGAAAAATGGAGCAAGCTCCTCATCGATGCCCTCTTTATGGGAATGATTTCAGCCTTTTTAGGAATGATATTTTCCGAAATTCGTCTGGGACTCAAGGGATGGATTCCCGTTTTTGTGATGTTCTTTTCGGCCATCTTAATGCTTATCTGCGGTTTAATCGTAAAGAAGACAAGGGCTAAATGGCTTGAAAGCTATGCTATGCCGATAAGCCTTTTGGGCGGGATGGCCTTTTCCATTCCGATTACAATGTTGATAGGTTAA
- a CDS encoding ABC transporter ATP-binding protein gives MTKYPFIRTFKLFFKASPLRVSAVIVLTLALGVFPSLRIFISMKLIDLIAGFLQSSKEIAFGETFKLLAAWAVITLASELAVKLQGTLNALIHEKFSASIMTGLSEKLASLTDLSFFEKRENLVKVDMVREQLQVRPQNYVFNIILNFQRIVNLISMFAVLFSIDYLLPVLMIFSTLPVFLISQKAGKLQWAETEKLQDKRLNMATYIKHGLEGEKAKDNFLFGFTKNFKNTYLSIKDEYLKNFIKIAHRGLAFQLITSLVSALIMIALFFLMIFIVVKKRIAVGAVAGYVQAFMYTQYEIQDLAMYGRWYFTIMGYFQNYFDIMDWNEKNQGIEKSERIILNEKIESIELKNIRFAYRGKEFDKDGNDISDYAIKDLSLFIDGKKTYAVVGKNGSGKTTLIKLLTGFYTPQEGSIIINGKYNLCDLDMDSYRERLSAVFQDFAVYAGYTVDENIFVKPEHSGEEEREKVEKVKYLGKDFEKKLENNYSLVLGMQYGGKEFSGGQRQRLAALRSFIKKSDIIFFDEPTSAIDPIAENEFIESILMQGKGKISLIVTHRMGSVKSCSDIIVIDSGCVIEKGTFESLLAQNGLFAELYNSQRKNFIEENL, from the coding sequence ATGACTAAATATCCTTTTATCAGAACCTTTAAGCTTTTTTTTAAGGCCTCACCTTTAAGGGTAAGTGCCGTAATTGTGCTCACCCTTGCTTTGGGTGTTTTCCCGTCTTTAAGAATTTTTATTTCGATGAAGCTCATCGACCTGATTGCCGGTTTTTTACAAAGCTCAAAGGAAATCGCCTTTGGGGAAACTTTTAAGCTTTTGGCGGCTTGGGCTGTTATCACCCTCGCTTCCGAATTGGCCGTAAAACTGCAAGGAACCTTAAACGCCCTCATCCACGAAAAATTTTCTGCATCCATTATGACGGGCCTATCCGAAAAATTGGCAAGTCTTACCGATCTTTCTTTTTTTGAAAAAAGAGAAAACCTCGTAAAAGTCGACATGGTAAGGGAACAATTACAGGTTAGGCCTCAAAACTATGTTTTTAACATCATTTTAAATTTTCAGCGCATTGTAAATTTAATAAGCATGTTTGCAGTCCTATTTTCAATCGATTATCTTTTGCCGGTTTTAATGATTTTTTCAACCCTGCCCGTGTTTTTAATTTCGCAAAAGGCGGGAAAACTTCAGTGGGCTGAAACCGAAAAGCTCCAAGATAAGAGACTCAATATGGCTACATACATTAAGCACGGACTTGAAGGCGAAAAAGCAAAGGATAATTTTTTATTCGGCTTTACCAAAAACTTTAAAAATACTTATTTGAGCATAAAAGATGAGTATTTAAAAAACTTTATCAAAATTGCTCATAGGGGCTTAGCCTTTCAATTGATTACAAGCTTGGTTTCCGCCCTGATTATGATAGCCTTATTTTTCTTAATGATTTTTATTGTCGTAAAAAAAAGAATTGCAGTCGGTGCCGTAGCAGGTTATGTACAAGCCTTTATGTACACCCAATACGAAATACAGGATTTGGCTATGTACGGAAGATGGTATTTTACGATAATGGGGTACTTTCAAAACTATTTTGATATTATGGATTGGAACGAGAAAAATCAGGGTATTGAAAAATCCGAGCGGATAATCTTAAACGAAAAAATAGAATCCATCGAGTTAAAGAATATTCGTTTTGCTTATAGAGGAAAGGAATTCGACAAGGACGGAAACGATATAAGCGATTATGCAATAAAAGATTTATCTCTTTTTATAGACGGTAAAAAAACTTATGCAGTTGTAGGAAAAAACGGCAGCGGCAAAACCACCTTGATAAAACTTTTAACGGGCTTTTACACGCCCCAAGAAGGAAGCATCATAATAAACGGTAAATATAATCTTTGTGATTTGGATATGGATTCATACAGGGAAAGGCTCTCGGCGGTATTCCAAGACTTTGCCGTTTACGCAGGCTACACTGTGGACGAAAATATTTTTGTAAAGCCTGAGCACTCTGGGGAAGAAGAACGAGAAAAGGTAGAAAAGGTAAAATATTTAGGAAAAGACTTTGAAAAGAAACTTGAAAATAATTACTCCCTTGTTTTAGGAATGCAATACGGCGGCAAAGAATTTTCAGGAGGGCAAAGACAGAGGCTTGCAGCCTTGCGTTCCTTCATCAAAAAAAGCGATATAATATTTTTTGACGAACCTACCTCAGCGATAGACCCGATAGCCGAAAACGAATTTATCGAAAGCATTCTTATGCAAGGCAAGGGAAAAATCTCGCTTATCGTAACTCATAGGATGGGAAGCGTAAAGTCCTGCAGCGATATAATCGTAATAGATTCCGGCTGCGTAATCGAAAAAGGAACCTTTGAAAGCCTTCTAGCTCAAAACGGTTTATTTGCAGAACTTTATAACAGCCAAAGAAAAAATTTTATAGAAGAAAATCTATAA